The Salvelinus alpinus chromosome 22, SLU_Salpinus.1, whole genome shotgun sequence DNA window AGTCTGTGTACAGACTAGAGTCAGACGCATTGTCCTCCACTTGCTTATAGAGGGTAATATAAAGGCAAGGAAAGGACACAGGGATTTCATGCTATAAGGCTTTGTATCTTATGTCCGTGTTATATATGCAGCCTTCATGCATGGATGGTAACCTGTAATGTATAGGAGGTGTAGCCTACTTTACAGGGGACTCCTAACATTAGTCATCTATATCCTCTGGGCCcagtttaattttttttaatctatCTGGATTTCACCTatcggataggattaaatgcatagaaatagaatgaatagaacggacaAATCATTTACTTGAATGGGGAaccctgttctattcattctatttctatgcatttaatcctatccgaCAGGCGAAATCCAGATAACTTTTGAAAAATTGGGAACAGATCTCTGCCACTTGATTTAATTAGAACTTTAGAGTTCTGGAGAGCTCATCCCTGCCTGGGGTACGTCAGGATCGATGCTAGTTCTCTGTCCCTGAGACGGTTACAGGGTTTGTCATCTGCATCAAGGGCAAAGCGGTGGCAACCATTAGCATCTGTTTAATTGGTATTAAGTAGGTTGTATACCTCTGTCAAGTCTGTAGTCGGCGTCAGGCAGCGTCAGCTGTAATTACATTACTTGTAGTTTGCATGGTGTTGTGCACATTGGCACTCTGGGTAATAAATGAGCTTTCGTGTTGATAGGAGACTGACTGTACAGGAGTGAAATGTAAGTGTGAATATGAGAGCTTCTCCAAAGGCTCAAGATAGCATGAAGCTCATATACCCATGGGAGTGTGTGTGGGAGTCTGCACTGCAGTGAAGAACTGTGATGGAGGAGATGTTTTACCTTCTGTTCTATACAGAGACCATTTCCATGTTTCTGTTTCTCATTAGCAACAGCAATCAGTGTGTTCATTAAGACGCAACCACACAGGGATGGACTATTTCAATCTAGCAGGGGAGACCGACAATGATGGCCTGCGCTGCCTTCCGCTAACTTTGTGCTGTGACTATCCATTACTAATTGCACCAGAAGACCTGTTCCATCTCCAACCACTATACTCTCCATCAACAGTAAAACCAAGCCTATTGATTAGCAGCCCACAGGAGAATTCAGTTAAACAatcatctggtgtgtgtgtgtgtgtgtgtgtgtgtgtgtgtgtgtgtgtgtgtgtgtgtgtgtgtgtgtgtgtgtgtgtgtgtgtgtgtgtgtgtgtgtgtgtgtgtgtgtgtgtgtgtgtgtgtgtgtgtgtgtgtgtgtgtgtgtgtgtgtttaacaatTATTGTGGGGACcggaagtccccacaagaatagtaaaccaacAAAGATTTGACTAACCtgggacattttgttggtccccacaaggtcaaatgctatttctagggtgtttagggttaaggttagaattagtgtttgggttagaattagggttagggttaaggttagggttagatgttaGGGAAAAAAtcattttgaatgggactgaattgtgtccccacaaggttaactgtgcaagactgtgtgtgtagagagaaaaataacaatatttttttctcctctgTTTTTCAGGTCCTATGTTCTAACCAGCCttataacaggtcagtataaGGTTGCATTTACAtcgcagcccaattctgatgttTTTCCCACtatttggtattttgaccaatcacatccaATCTTTTCACATCGGCtcttttttcagagctgatctgattggccaaaagaccaattagtaaaaaaaatatcagaattgggctgaaCACAGTTTAATTGACTGACACTACAAACTGACAATGTAGCATTTGGTCTATTCCTCCACAGCTGCACCCCTTTCTATCATCCCTTCCACTCTGTTTGTAATTTCAGGCCAATACGGATCCCATTGATCCATCCATCCAGGTCATGACACCGATGCAGCTGTTGGAGTCTGATATTTCAAATTCAAGCCACAGATATTCCCCTGCCATCTGACAATTTCAGTCTACATAAAAAAGACCAATAGCCAACCTCTATCTCACAGACACTAATAGGTGCCTGTAAGACCAGGGGCACCTATCTAGAATGACAGTATTTAAACAAATTCATTACAAGAATGTTCCATGATGGAGCCTAATTGATATATCGCAATGAATGTGATGATAGAAAGTAAATGTAAAGacttatatattttatatgattCTTACAAATAATTTAAATACAATCGAATGTAATCGAATGAAGGTTTATGTTAGGTAGACAATGTGTAAAACGTGCACAGTGCACATCGAAACCCCAGTGAGCTGTTTGGAGCATCCTTGAAGAGCATGCGCGCTGTATTCCTGTCTCTATCCGGTTAAACAGCTGGGTCTCTGCACGGAGAGAGACAAACGTGAttctgctctgctgtgtgtgtgacagaggcgACATGGCTAGGATAAAAAATATTGGGATTATTGCTTTTCTAATGCCTTCGCTTTAGAAGGCATTACATAAGAAAATAAAAAGGATGAGATGAGGCCTACGAAGACGAGACATCCACATCGCCACATGAAATGATGAGCGCCAATTCGACTCAAACACGCAAGGACTGAACACTCGGGATTGCCATTTATGAAGGAGATGCAGAATTTCATTAACATATGGAGCTTTTGTTAACGATTTGTTTTTCGTTGGTTTGTTTTAGCCTAGACTACCATCGAAAAACTGGCGTTATGGTAAgacctacagtatgtttgtaATTGTGGAGCCATATATATTTAGAAAGTGTTCGTATGTTGATTGTTGATTTTTTAAACTGTTCAATTGTCATTTGTGCATGGACTATCCCGTGGACTTGTATAGGCCACTGAACAGCAGTTGAAAGCAACCTCAAATGTGACTTTGGTGATTAAAAAGGGTTGTTGTAGGTTATAGTAAATTGAAGTGATGCATAAATGATGCATTGAGGCCATGCGAAAAACTACATGATGCAAACAAGTGGAATACTTGGAGAAGATACTAGATTATTTTTGATCAGTTGAAATCTAACCTATGATTTATTAGCAAATCCTTCCTCATATAAAGGATCCCACTTTTTCCCAAAGTATAAAGGCGTTATAGAGCATGTATAGTCCTAATTCAAAACCATCTTAAATATGGTACATCATCGAagtgtcaatcaatcaaatgtatttataaagccatttttacatcagctgatgtcacaaagtgctgtacagaaacccagcctaaaaccccaaacagcaaacaatgcagatgtagaagcacgtgtCAAGTAGGTGTCCTTATTGATGCTACATTGATGCCCAGACAAAGCAGGTGCATTACACAGGCCTCAGTGGTGAATATCTCACTCTGTTTTCTTCCCACACATCCTTTCAGTCAGAGAGCCCAAGATAaagacccccctctctctcttacacacacacacatttccctccAATCTAGTATTGAATGGGGTATTCAGTGGCCTGTTTGTGTTAGATCACAAGCCACTGTCGGCCTCCTGGGCTCTAGCATTTGGGTCCAGCAGTGGTAGAAGAAGGGGGAATGGTTGGAGGCTTGTTGTCTGGGTTAGGAAAATGGAGGTGAAAATGAAAGATATGATGCCAGTATGCCACCAGTCACATTTTATTTAcaaccctttttctccccaatttcatgatatccatttacaatcttgtctcatcactgcaagtccccaatgggctcaggagaggcgaaagtcgagtcatgcgtcctccgaaacacgacccgccAAACCACGCCTGCTTAACCCAGCCACACcactgtgtcggaggaaacaactTTCAACTGACAaccaaagtcagcctgcaggcgccccccccagccaaaccctcccctaacccggacaacgctgtgccaattatgcaccgccctatgggactcccagtcacggccggttgtgacacagcctgggattgaacccgggttTATAGTGACTCCTCAAGCATGGcaatgcagggccttagaccactgcgcctctCAGGAGGCCCCATACCATACATTTTCAGCTACAGAGAGATTTAAGAAGAATATTACAACAAAACATTCCGTAACTGCAGTTAAAAACTTTCTGCAAATCACTGGCTAAACACACTGTAGGCATAACCAGATTTTCTTCAATAAATACAGTCTTGCAGCAGCAGAGCTTGGTGCAGCTCCTCAATCTTTACACATGCATCCATTTTATTTCAGTTGTCAATAAAATACTGTCCAGGATCTGGCTTTTGTGATCATTTTAGCAGCCATTTATTGAGCGGTTTTTAGTGACTGTGGCTTGTTTATGGCTTGGCCAATGGAAATGCAACACAAAGTGTAAATAACCCAAGACAGGTCCATTCCCTAACAAAATATTAATGCAGcgctccatatatatatatatcccttgCTGGCTGGCTCTTAAAGTACTGGTAAGTGCCGGCCCTGGACCACTCTCAGGAGTGGCTGAGTGTATTCCACACAGGTCACGCATGGAGAGGCTGTCCTTGGCTGAGCATACTCTCAGCTCACACCCTAAAATCTGGGTCAGAATTTACAGAAATGTATACATATAAATAACTCCTACTCTTGGACTCATACTCCTGCCTTATAAAAACCCAAAATATAATACACATTTggtcacaacaacaaaaaatgtgcagAAATGCCACAGTAAGGTTTTTATattggaaaaacaaatgattaaAACTGGCAAAATGTACAAGATAGTCTAAGATGTGAAGGTAGGCTAAAGCATATGAAAGGGAGCTTACTCTAGAGCTTAACTATGTTTATGATCATCAACTTGTCTGTACTGCACCTGAAGACAGTCCTTGGGTTCCAGGAAGTAAGGAGCAACATGAAAAGAAAAACAAAGGACAACAACTAAAGAAGTACCTAGGTGCTTGCCTGGGGCAAGGTAGTTGTTCTGAGGCAAAACTCACAAACACAGAAAACGTGTAAGAGGGAGCTCTGTCTGGCATATCAGGATATGAATTTGGATGAATATTCAAGAGATTTATCTGACTCTGCAAGAGATTTGTCTTGTCCTGAAACTTAAGAGATTTGGCAGGTTTTTGGACAGATAAATGTATCTGTTTGTACAGGCTCTCTTAGTCACGGCAGTGCTTTATTGCCAGCCTTCCCATAATTCTTGAAGCTGGTCTCTAATGTTTATTCTCCATTTAAAAGTAGCCTATTTTGCATGTGTTTAATGCCTTTAATCATCTGATATCTGTACTAGCATAACCCAAAATTGTTAATGCCATACACACAGTCCTGGTTAAACTGTGTGTTGTTTGAGCAATGATCTACATTCATTAGTGAAAAGCTCAGCTTCATAACAGTAGGAGTCCTATTTTTGATATATCTTCAAAAGGGAAGAGCCTACCCACAACTCAGTGGGTGATGAGAAATACTGGCATTACCTCTGTCTTGTACTGCCCAGTTGAGATTGACAAGTGCAATCTGCTTTCTGCAAAAACAAGTATGTTATTGCTGAAAGGGAGGGGGTTAAAAGGCTGACTGAGCAAGATGTGTTGACCTCACACTGTTGGTTCCTGTCAGAAACTGACGAATTAGATGATGACACAATGAATCTCTCATTGTGGTTAAAAACTGTAATTTAATCACTAGCTAACGATACTGAAGCTGTCATTTTTGTGAAGGAAAACTTGCATCTGATAATTATTCTATAAACTCTTTCTCTAAGCTTATTTTCATTCCACTCTGGTCTCGCTTGGTGTTGGCAAGAAAGAACGCCGTCACATCTCAAGCCTTTGTCTAGAACTGGGCCATGTTCCAAAGCTGAGTCTGAGATGAAGGTCAGAGGTTACTCTGACAAGAGCAGGATCTAGTTTTGAGACCATTCAGGCAATTGGTTTTGTGTCATGCATGCCAACTACATATTGTAGACATAGAACGTATAGTTTGCCATCTTGTAGAGGAGGAAATGGTGGCTGACTTAGGCTCACCTCCTGTCCTTTATAATAGAGACGTATACAACCATAATCACTCTGCCTCAATAATACAATATTTCTCCTGTGTCTCCTATCTGTAGTTTCATCTCTGGGGATAAGACGAGAAAGCTGAGCCTTGACCTCATTCAGACTGCCTTCCATTGGCTCTGGAGGAGGTGGGCTGAATCATCCTGACTCGAGAGGTTCTGTCTATGCATTACTGTCGAGATACGTACATCAACAAGCTATGGAGTGGAACCTCTTGCTCAAACGGCTCAAGGTCGAGGTACATCTAAGGACATTTGACCAGTAAGGTCTACCAACTCGTGATTCCTGTTCTTCTCGTTCTGAGAATTATTGTAGATCACAAGAATCGTTTTGCTGAGATGAGTAGACAAGGGGGTATGTTACTGGGATAGAATGCTCTGTATATGTTTGGAGCCAGCGGCAGGCTGAGATAAAGAGGGGATCGATGGCCAAGCCCCTCTACAGACTGCAGCGTTTCCTCCGGAGGGCCCAGCTGTTCCTGCTCTTCCTGGGTGTGGCCTACATCATGGCCGGGAGCGTCCTGCTGCTCCAACGGGCCAGCCTGGTGGTGACCCAACGAGGGGCCACCAGCCCTCCACTGCCCTCCCTGCCCTCCATACCATCACCACCCCGGGCCCTGGAGCTAGGGATACCACCCGTGAGGGTAGGAGGCTACGGGAGCAGGAGCTCACGGATCATGGCCAGGGGGCAGGGGTACCAGCCTGGGAGCCTGTTGGACAACAGGACTGGAGCACGCTGGCTCATGTCGAGGAATCTGGAGATCCGACACCTGCGGCGGCGCTGGTTCCACAGCCTGATGACGGAGAAGGATATGTCACAGGTGGAGAGGAGCACCCCCAGGAGGAATGTGCCTCACAAAGGTACCTACCGACCTATCCCAGAAATTAGGAAAATTATTCTCTGCCATTTAGAGTGGAGGTTCTGAAGGGGTATTGTATTCTATAAATTAGCTATGTGGCAACTCCTCAAGTTTTGGAGATGCTACCTGAGAAAGTGGTTGACAAAATGAAGTAACACAATGACAGACTACTTAACCTGTAACTAATGCTTTGCTGAtttatgtatgttttgtttgtttggtcTCATGTCAAGGTTCTTACATAGGCTGCTTTCTGGATAATTCCAAGGAGCGGGCTTTAAGGGGGTTTGTATTTACGGATTTCCGCAAAATGACCAGCACCATGTGCCAGGATACCTGCTCAACGAGGTAAATATATCTCCATCCTGCTTCAACACACTATTATCAGATCTTTCAGAACATAGGAAATATTTCACATCTCAGGAGGAGCATATCATCAACATTATACAACCCCCATTCCCATTCTATAATCTCTGCAGATTAAACTGTACAGAATCTGTGTATCTGGAATGCACTCACAGGTAGGCAGACTATAGAATTAGCATAGCATATGTATATGCTCACCCCGAGGAGCTCCATGATACTTGACTTGTATGAACTAGTAATGGAAGAGGGTTTGGGGGAAAGAGTGTAAGCACAGACCTACAGTTGCGGGAGCAGAGCTCTAGCTGGCTTGTCCCAGGCTGAGAATTTGAAGCTTCCGAATTAAGGACGTGTGAGCAGAGGAGGTGAGGAGTTTTGTAGTCTCAGGGTagatgttgggggggggggggtggttggagagatggagtgatctgCAGTGAGGGACTAGGGAGCGACAGGCAGGCAGACTGCTTCAGTTTCTGTCAGTATTAATTGTGCAGCAGAGCAAAGGGAGCGAGACATATGGTACTCCCCTAATTAACCCCTAGGGTAGAGTAGCGTGCTGCATTTACATTGCTGTTGAATTCAttattaacatactgtatgttctcATGTTATATGCCTGGTTCAGCATAGTTATAGAAAAAACATTACTCTTGAAAAAGAAGACTCTTTAGGCAATCAATATATTAAATACGTTTCTTATGAATAACCAGATTGTTTAGAGATTACGGATGTGTTGTGAATACTTTGAATTGATGTTCATATCTATCTGAATGTCATTTATTACAGTGGCTACCAGTTTGCTGGTCTGGAGTATGGGTCGGAGTGTTACTGTGGCAACCACATCACCAGCCTGCGTGTGAGAGACAAGGAATGTAACTTGGACTGTAAAGGGGAGAAAGGCTCAATGTGTGGCGGTGTTGGGCGCCTGTCAGTGTTCACGGTGGAGGATGTGCTTCCAGGCCAGAGGAGATGTGAGTATCAGGGACCTGTTCCAATCTTGAGAGCTGGGGAAAAACAGGAGATGTGAGTATCATGGACCTGGTCCAATCTTGAGAGCTGGGGAACAGCAGGAGATGTGAGTATCATGGACCTGGTCCAATCTTGAGAGCTGGGGAACAGCAGGAGATGTGAGTATCAGGGACCTGTTCCAATCTTGAGAGCTGGGGAACAGCAGGAGATGTGAGTATCATGGACCTGGTCCAATCTTGAGAGCTGGGGAACAGCAGGAGATGTGAGTATCATGGACCTGGTCCAATCTTGAGAGCTGGGGAACAGCAGGAGATGTGAGTATCAGGGACCTGTTCCAATCTTGAGAGCTGGGGAACAGCAGGAGATGTGAGTATCATGGACCTGTTCCAATCTTGAGAGCTGGGGAACAGCAGGAGATGTGAGTATCAGGGACCTGGTCCAATCTTGAGAGCTGGGGAACAGCAGGAGATTGGGTCAAGTTGATAACGCATTGCATTCACTTGAGACTCTCCTGTGTTTGCAGACAGGAACGTGCGTTACCGCGGCTGCTTCAGGGAGCCTGAGAACAGCTCCTCTACATCTCTGGTCCATGTGCTCCAGCTCAACCTCACCTCCCAGTCCTGCATAGAGGCCTGCATGAACAAGGTTGGACCCCTAGGGTACCATTGCCAGGATTTTGCAGTATGACGTTGCTTATAcatacattgtgaagcatttacTATGTGCCTATGAAGACTTTTTAAATGCCCTATAAACCCATTATACGTTTTAGTTTGTTTAAAGTGTGACCGAATTTGCCTGGCCTAGGAGTTTCCGCTGGCTATGCTGAGGAGTCCGGACTGTTTCTGTGGTTACGCTACTCCTGACTTCACTCTCCATGAGCCGGCTGAGGAGGAGCACTGTTCACAGAGCAACACCACTGAGGCCTCCTTACCATCAACCCTCCAGCGCTTCTACCAGGTCTACCAGACACCTGTCCAAGGTAACACGGTCAGACAACCACAAAAGCATTCTTCCTTCAAATCCAGGACTGCCAACCTTGTGAAATAATTTTAAGCACCACTTTGGCTTGACACCAAACTCCACTTTGCACCACGGAAATTCAAATCAATCACTCAAATTGTGTTGGACTTTGTCTTCTGCAATTCGGTATGCTTCTGAGCAGACTATGTACAAATCCCATCCTAACTTAAAATGTTACATTCCTTTCTCCCAGACTCCAGATGCACAGAGAAGAAGTTCCTACCAGAGAAGTCCAGTTCATTGGTAGCGCTCTCCAGCTTCCCAGGAGCAGGCAACACCTGGGTCAGACACCTCATAGAGTTGGCCACAGGATACTACACAGGCAGCTACTACTTCGATGGAACCCTTTACAACAGAGGTCAGCTCCtatactgtacagccactgtatGTTTACACAGGATAGGAAAGAGGCCACCCACACTTTAGGAAACCATTTTTGTCCTTGGCCATCTGTTGTGCAGATCCAGCTATTTGTCTCAGTCCATAATGAATTCaagattatttttttaaagttatcATCCATACCCCTCTGTCTTGCTTGGTTTATATGGCCAAAGATAAAAGCAAAATATTTCCCATATGGTTTGTGCATCTGTGTCTTGGTGTTGTGTAGGCTTCAAAGGTGAGAAGGATTACTGGAAGAGTGGTCGGACCATCTGTGTGAAAACACAtgagagtgggaggagagagatagagatgtatGATTCTGTCATCCTGCTGATCAGGAGCCCATACCGTTCCCTCATGGCTGAGTTCAACAGGAAGTGTGCAGGACATCTGGGATACGCCTCTGATCAGCACTGGAAGACCAAAGGTACAGGGCCAGCCTGGAATCTGGGTTTTATTGTGGCTTGTATTAATcatgtacagtatagtacaccaGCCAGTGGGAGTCCTTCTGGGACCGTGTTTTGTTTTTTATTACAGGGGGgagggtctgtgtgtctgtctgcattgTGTGAGTTGATGTTCTTTCTGAAAAGCACTGCACAATAACATGCCCACCCCCACACTTCTCGTAGAGTGGCCTGAGTTTGTGAGCAGCTACGCCTCCTGGTGGGCATCCCACGTACTGGACTGGCTGCGGTTCGGCCAACGGGTCCTAGTGGTCCACTTCGAGGAACTCCAGACAGCGCTGGTGCCCCGGCTACGATCCATCGCCTCCTTCCTCAACACCACAGTGACCGAGGACAGACTGCTGTGTGCCGAGAGCAACCAGGATGGACACTTTAAACGCTCCGGGGCCCGACAGACCACCTTCGACCCCTTCACACCCGACATGAGAGGACTGATAGACGGGCTGATCCGTGCTGTGGACCAGGCTCTCCGTGACAGAAACCACACAGGCCTTCCACTGGAGTATCTGCCCAGATGATGGACCGCTGAACTCTGATAACCCTGATCTCTACCTTGTCCACCACCCTGTCCCTCCTCAGTTTTCACTGCCTTAAAGCTGTGGTGGCACGGATGGATGGATACCTCCAATCCAACTCAAGAGAAAGCGTTTCAAATCAGGAATGTGCCCTGCAAAGGAAACATAGAGGCTATTCTCACAAAGCACTTTTTATGCTTTAGAAGCGCTGGTTTAT harbors:
- the LOC139549378 gene encoding sialate:O-sulfotransferase 1-like; the encoded protein is MAKPLYRLQRFLRRAQLFLLFLGVAYIMAGSVLLLQRASLVVTQRGATSPPLPSLPSIPSPPRALELGIPPVRVGGYGSRSSRIMARGQGYQPGSLLDNRTGARWLMSRNLEIRHLRRRWFHSLMTEKDMSQVERSTPRRNVPHKGSYIGCFLDNSKERALRGFVFTDFRKMTSTMCQDTCSTSGYQFAGLEYGSECYCGNHITSLRVRDKECNLDCKGEKGSMCGGVGRLSVFTVEDVLPGQRRYRNVRYRGCFREPENSSSTSLVHVLQLNLTSQSCIEACMNKEFPLAMLRSPDCFCGYATPDFTLHEPAEEEHCSQSNTTEASLPSTLQRFYQVYQTPVQDSRCTEKKFLPEKSSSLVALSSFPGAGNTWVRHLIELATGYYTGSYYFDGTLYNRGFKGEKDYWKSGRTICVKTHESGRREIEMYDSVILLIRSPYRSLMAEFNRKCAGHLGYASDQHWKTKEWPEFVSSYASWWASHVLDWLRFGQRVLVVHFEELQTALVPRLRSIASFLNTTVTEDRLLCAESNQDGHFKRSGARQTTFDPFTPDMRGLIDGLIRAVDQALRDRNHTGLPLEYLPR